Proteins encoded within one genomic window of Fibrobacter sp. UWB16:
- a CDS encoding CAP domain-containing protein has product MKINLFKNMVELAICASLAFVISGCSDERHVVSIDVTEVTDEEVTDEEVTDDEGSSTEKSSSSSSAKSSSSSAEKSFFSKTWREDCLAKINEYRATENLDPLTFAPEEKQTCTDNQAADDLASNKAHGHFGDCGEGAQNSGPNFSTSWRKTATEATDAFLKMMWEDEKALVVSGERDPDKKEDYSYIGHYLNMKGNYKTVACGIALTEDSKKGWLNINFFRK; this is encoded by the coding sequence ATGAAAATTAATTTATTTAAAAATATGGTGGAGCTCGCAATCTGTGCCTCACTCGCTTTTGTTATTTCGGGATGTTCCGATGAACGTCATGTGGTGTCTATCGATGTAACAGAAGTCACTGATGAAGAAGTCACTGATGAAGAAGTCACTGATGATGAAGGCTCGTCTACTGAGAAAAGTTCGTCTTCGTCCTCGGCAAAATCATCCTCTTCTTCTGCGGAAAAGTCCTTTTTCAGTAAAACTTGGCGCGAAGATTGCCTTGCGAAAATCAACGAATATCGTGCAACCGAGAATCTCGATCCGCTGACATTCGCACCAGAAGAAAAGCAAACCTGCACTGACAATCAAGCTGCCGACGACCTCGCTTCGAATAAAGCTCACGGTCATTTTGGTGATTGCGGCGAAGGTGCGCAAAATTCGGGTCCTAACTTTAGCACCTCTTGGCGCAAAACTGCAACAGAAGCAACCGATGCTTTCCTCAAGATGATGTGGGAAGATGAAAAGGCTCTTGTGGTAAGCGGTGAGCGCGATCCCGACAAAAAAGAGGATTATTCCTATATCGGCCATTACCTGAACATGAAGGGCAATTACAAAACGGTCGCTT